A region of the Bryobacteraceae bacterium genome:
CCGTGGCTGCTTACCCTCCGGCGCAGGTGAAGCTCGCCGTCGTCGGCAACGGCCGCGCCGCCAAGCACCAGGTGCAGTGGATGACGCGCGTCCTGCTCGGATTGCAGGAACCGCCCACCCCGCTCGATGCATCTGACGCTTTGGCAGTGGCCATCTGCCATGCCGCCCGCCGCTCGATCCCCGTGTCCTTATGACCAGCCGCCTGCTTGCCCTGATTGCTGTGATCCCCGCACTGGCCGCCGACGGCCCGCGCCTCTTCTACTCAAAGACGTTCCCCGGCAGCAAGCCGCCCTACATGGAAGTCCGGCTGGACCGCTCGGGACGGGGAGAATACCGCGAAGCCCCTGACGAGGAGTTTCCGGTGTTCTTCACCCTGCGCCCTGGGGAAACGGAGGCCGTCTGGCGTCTGGCCGAAAAGCTGGACCGCTTCCAGCGGCCGCTCGAGTCGGGCCTGAAGGTGGCGCGGCTGGGAGACAAGGTCCTGCGGTGGGAGCAGGGCGAAGAAAAGCACGAGACAAAGTTCAACCACACGCTCGACCCGGACGGCCAGCTCCTGCATGACTGGTTTGAGCGGATGTGCGAGTCCGCCATCCTCCAGGCGAACCTCGAACGCGCCGTGAAATACGATCGGCTGGGCGTCAATCAGGCGATTCTGCACATTGAAGCGGCGTGGGACAAAAAACGGCTGGTCGCCGTGGACCAGTTTGTGCCCCTGCTGAGGCGCGTGGCCGCCAATTCGTCCTATCTCAACATGGCGAGGGAGCGCGCCGAAAAACTGCTGGCGCTGTTCCAGGCCCGGGAACCCGCTGACGCCACGCAGCCTGCGGCCGAGGGCAGGCAATGAAGGGGCGCCGGCCGCAGGCCATCCCGGACGCGGAGCCGATGTCGGCAAGCCGACGGATCCGCCTTCCACTGGCGAGGGCATTCGCCACCTTTCTGGCCGGCGCGGTCTTCGCCCTCGTGCAGCCGCCGCAGCCGCAGGCTGCGCCGAATGAGGAAGAAATCCTCGAGCAGGCTCTCGCTGATGCCGGCTCGAGCGTCGTCGATTACGCGCGCGCCATCGAGCGGCATCTGAAGCAGTTCCCGGATTCTCCAAAGCGCGCCGAATACGAGCGGATCCTCGCGCAGGCGGCTGTCGATCTGCGCGACCGGCGCTGGCTGCTGGAATATGGCGTGCGCGTGATCGAACGGGGCTCGCGCAGCATGCAGTTGCTGGATCAGGTGGCGCGCGCGCTGCTGGACAGCCCGCGCGCCGAAGACCAGGAGCGGGCGCTGAAATATGCCCGGCTTCTCGCCGCCGAGCTCGAATCCCAGCGGAAGGAGCAGCTCGCCGCGCCGTACCGGCCGATGCGGGGCCGGCGGCTGGATGAGACCGAGTACGCGCTGGCGCGCGCAAAGACGTTCGAGGCGCGGGCGCTGGCCAATCTCGGCAAACCGGCCGAGGCGCTCGAGGCCGCGCGCGCCGGCTGGCAGCTCTACCCCACCGTGGACAATGCGCGCGAACGGGCGCGGATCCTCGAACACGAGGGACGTTTCGCCGAGGCCCTGGAGGCATTCGCCGAATCGCTCGCCGTTGGCGCGGACCGAACCGGCGAGCCGAACCCGGCGCGGGACGGCGAACGGCTGGCGGCGCTCGCGCGCAGGGTGCACGGCGGCGAAACGGCCTTTGGCGCGGCGCTGCTGGCCGCCTACCGGCGCGTGGCCGCGCAGCAGGCGCAGCGCCTCGAACGCCTGAAGGCGTTTGATCCCAATTTCGGCGCGCGGGCCGTGCACGACTTCACGCTGACCTCCACCACTGGCGCCACCCTGCATCTGGGCAGCCTCAAGGGGAAAGTGGTGGTCATCGACTTCTGGGCCACCTGGTGCGGACCGTGCCGTGCGCAGCACCCGTTGTACGAAGAAGTGCGCCGCCGCTTCCGCGGCCGGCACGACGTCGTGTTTCTTCCCGTGGCCACCGACGAGGACCGCGGTGTTGTGGCCCCGTTTCTGAAGGAGCAGAAGTGGGACCCGCTTTCCTGGTTTGATGACGGCCTGGGATCCCTGCTCCGTGTCAATGCCATTCCGACCACGGTCGTGCTCGACCGCGACGGCAACATCGTCAGCCGCATGAACGGCTTCAACGGGGACCGCTTCGTCGATTTGCTTACCGGCCGGATCCGCGAGGCCCTCGGCGAGGAGGATCCGTGAGTTTCCGGCGCATTCTTCTGGTGGTCCTGGACAGCGTTGGCATCGGCGCCATGCCGGACTGGCGCGAGTTCGGCGACGACATGCCCGGTGATACCCTCGGCCACTGCGCCGAACTGCGCCCGTTGCGCCTCCCGAACTTCGAGCGTCTCGGGCTCGCCAACATCCGCCCGTTCGCGCACCTCCGGCCGGCCGAGGCGCCCGCGGCCTCCTACGGCCGCTCCGCGTTGGCCTCGCCCGGCAAAGACACCACCACCGGCCACTGGGAACTGGCCGGAATCATTCTGCAAAAGCCCTTTCCGCTCTACCCGAACGGATTTCCCGGGGAATTGATCCGTGAATTTGAGCGGCGCATCGGCCGCGGCGTTCTGGGCAACAAACCCGCCTCGGGAACCGAAATCATCCGGGAACTGGGCGAAGAACATATTCGCACCGGAAAGCCGATCGTCTATACCTCCGCCGATAGCGTGTTTCAGATCGCCGCTCACGAAGAAGTAATTCCACTCGAAGAGCTCTACCGGATCTGCGAAATCGCCCGGGACCTGCTGCGCGGCGAGCACGAGGTGGGGCGCGTGATTGCCCGGCCCTTCATTGGCCGCCCCGGCGCTTTCGTCCGCACGGCCAACCGCCACGACTATGCCGTTCCGCCTCCCCAGGGCATGCTTCTGGACCGGCTGGCGGAAAAGGGCGTCCCGGTGATCGGCGTCGGAAAAATCGCCGATATTTTCCTCGGACGCGGCATTCATCATTCCTTCAAGACAAAAAATAATGCCGAAGGAATGGAGAAAATTCTTGCGGCCATGCGCCAGTTTGACAAGGGCCTGATTTTCGCCAACCTCGTTGATTTTGACATGCTCTATGGGCACCGCAACGACCCCGAGGGCTATTCGCGGGCGCTCGAAGAGGTGGACGCCTGGCTGCCTTC
Encoded here:
- the deoB gene encoding phosphopentomutase, with the translated sequence MSFRRILLVVLDSVGIGAMPDWREFGDDMPGDTLGHCAELRPLRLPNFERLGLANIRPFAHLRPAEAPAASYGRSALASPGKDTTTGHWELAGIILQKPFPLYPNGFPGELIREFERRIGRGVLGNKPASGTEIIRELGEEHIRTGKPIVYTSADSVFQIAAHEEVIPLEELYRICEIARDLLRGEHEVGRVIARPFIGRPGAFVRTANRHDYAVPPPQGMLLDRLAEKGVPVIGVGKIADIFLGRGIHHSFKTKNNAEGMEKILAAMRQFDKGLIFANLVDFDMLYGHRNDPEGYSRALEEVDAWLPSLESALQPDDLVILTADHGCDPVTPSTDHNREYVPLLVFGPRARRGVALGTRASLADTGQTIAETFSVSVPAGESFLAMIR